In Equus przewalskii isolate Varuska chromosome 6, EquPr2, whole genome shotgun sequence, one DNA window encodes the following:
- the MYDGF gene encoding myeloid-derived growth factor isoform X1: MAAPSGGRHSGGGGASLWVALLLAAVALRPAEAVSEPTTVAFDVRPGGVVHSFSQNAGPGDRYSCVFTYASQGGTNERWQMSLGTSEDHQHFTCTIWRPQGKSYLYFTQFRAEVRGAEVEYGMAYSKAAFEKESDVPLQSEEFEVTKTAEMTMALPTSLSRGSCCPQPPDLSSVPHP, from the exons atggcggcgcccagcGGCGGGAGGcacagcggcggcggcggcgcgagcTTGTGGGTCGCGCTGCTCCTGGCGGCCGTGGCGCTGAGGCCGGCGGAGGCGGTGTCCGAGCCCACGACGGTGGCCTTTGACGTGCGGCCCGGCGGCGTCGTGCACTCCTTCTCCCAGAACGCGGGCCCGGGG GACAGATACTCTTGCGTGTTCACCTACGCTTCTCAAGGAGGGACCAATGAG AGGTGGCAGATGAGTCTGGGGACCAGTGAAGACCACCAGCATTTCACCTGCACCATCTGGAG GCCACAGGGCAAGTCCTACCTCTACTTCACGCAGTTCCGGGCGGAGGTGCGCGGCGCCGAGGTCGAGTACGGCATGGCCTAC TCGAAAGCTGCGTTTGAAAAAGAGAGCGATGTTCCCCTGCAAAGCGAGGAATTCGAGGTGACCAAAACAGCAG AAATGACCATGGCTCTTCCCACCTCACTTTCCCGTGGCTCCTGCTGCCCTCAACCTCCCGACCTTTCTTCAGTCCCTCACCCGTAA